The following proteins are encoded in a genomic region of Syngnathoides biaculeatus isolate LvHL_M chromosome 15, ASM1980259v1, whole genome shotgun sequence:
- the ap5m1 gene encoding AP-5 complex subunit mu-1, giving the protein MSFRALWIVTHDKGENASVRFSRRFATVEYRAKKLGGSLYVAMPDDSTVLRHLLTELGLSDPHKPFVRLRDDCRRCPKTPVFELRVGPDQEVLWPVVVITHGSLIVACLGLVDVPQEPRPPLANVRSVSQAITFLTGLQNFLLGSGGKLDNEVLASRLAALPCVLLQVCPFGTPLDVPSIKAPTTSSVPIPAGNQKQPAWKTGFHRGRAVVNTALTETVRSMQYGDPSKQDTWDVYGTVMCKCEVEGVLPDVTVTLTLPPNGSPLQDILVHHCVTSLDSSILTASSVDNDSSSFSGPYKFPFSPPLEPFRLCGYTSQVPVPPILGSYQLKEEQKHLLVSVTLKLHESVKNSFEYCEAHLPFFNRPQMGSVDVKVSCGHVDPSKEKNLLVWVLGQKFPKSREVSMEGRISFSGPAAGPTDLICTDLTAYVKLHFKVPDTTLSGCCVDQHSVQVYSSTKPKIITSRELQSEDYLIWNSTSTAPVCQLLL; this is encoded by the exons ATGAGTTTTCGTGCTTTGTGGATTGTTACACACGATAAAGGCGAAAATGCTTCTGTTCGCTTTTCAAG GAGGTTTGCTACAGTGGAGTACCGTGCAAAGAAACTAGGAGGCTCCTTGTATGTAGCCATGCCAGATGACAGCACTGTGCTCAGACACCTGCTCACCGAGCTCGGCCTCTCCGACCCACACAAGCCATTCGTCCGTCTCCGAGATGATTGTCGTCGCTGTCCCAAGACACCTGTTTTTGAGCTACGTGTTGGTCCGGATCAGGAAGTTCTCTGGCCGGTGGTGGTCATCACTCATGGGTCTCTTATCGTAGCTTGCTTGGGTCTAGTGGACGTCCCGCAGGAGCCCCGGCCACCTCTGGCCAACGTGCGGTCCGTCTCACAGGCTATCACATTTCTTACTGGACTACAGAATTTTCTTCTGGGCTCAGGGGGTAAGCTTGATAATGAGGTGTTGGCCTCTCGCCTGGCAGCACTTCCCTGTGTGCTCCTGCAGGTTTGCCCTTTTGGTACACCTCTAGATGTGCCCTCTATCAAGGCACCTACCACATCTTCTGTGCCCATTCCTGCTGGGAACCAGAAGCAACCCGCCTGGAAGACGGGCTTCCACCGGGGACGTGCTGTAGTGAATACGGCATTGACAGAGACCGTGCGCTCCATGCAATATGGTGACCCGAGTAAACAGGACACATGGGATGTCTATGGCACAGTGATGTGCAAA TGTGAAGTGGAGGGGGTTCTTCCAGATGTGACAGTGACCCTCACTCTCCCACCCAATGGATCACCACTGCAAGACATCCTGGTGCATCATTGCGTGACCTCGCTGGATTCGAGTATCTTGACTGCGTCCAGTGTCGATAACGACAGCTCATCCTTCTCTGGACCATACAAGTTTCCCTTCTCTCCTCCTCTGGAACCCTTCCGACTTTGCGGCTACACGTCACAG GTGCCTGTCCCTCCCATCCTTGGGTCATATCAACTAAAGGAAGAGCAAAAGCATCTGCTTGTTTCAGTGACTCTGAAACTTCATGAGAGTGTGAAGAATAGTTTTGAATACTGTGAAGcacatttacctttttttaacaG gcCTCAAATGGGTTCTGTGGATGTGAAAGTGAGCTGTGGACATGTCGACCCTTCCAAGGAGAAGAACCTATTGGTGTGGGTCCTTG GACAAAAATTTCCAAAATCTCGTGAAGTCTCAATGGAAGGCAGGATCAGCTTCTCAGGGCCAGCAGCAGGACCGACTGACCTCATTTGTACCGATCTCACAGCCTACGTCAAA TTGCACTTCAAAGTGCCTGACACAACACTTTCTGGATGCTGTGTGGACCAACACTCAGTCCAGGTGTATTCCTCTACCAAACCCAAAATAATAACTT CTCGTGAACTTCAATCGGAAGACTATTTAATCTGGAATTCGACGAGTACTGCTCCCGTATGTCAGCTGTTGCTGTAG